From the Vulpes vulpes isolate BD-2025 chromosome 15, VulVul3, whole genome shotgun sequence genome, the window TACCAAAAACCAATGATATTCCTTTAGTCCTCCCACTCCTGGATCTCCCTGAAGCTCTGGATTTATTGTGTAGCCTTCCCCCATTGTGAAATTTACTTGTCTCTGGCATTCTTCGGGACTTTTCCtctgtgatttttcctttttctctcatttactgccccctctttctccttcaaagCTCTGAAGTTcttgttccttcctcttctcattCAAGTCTCTCTCTTGCTGGCCCTGCCCACTCCTGCAGCTTAAACATCCATGCCGTGTCCTTCCTCCTGACCTGTGGGCATGCAGTTGCCTCTCATGTCTAGTTGCCTGCGGGATCAAGCCACAGTCCTGACCTAAACTCCCAAGACTCATTTTCCTTGCAGAACTGCAGCTGTCCAGGCAGCTTCTAGTACCTTTCTGCCTTGCCCAGCTGGCCACTGTGTCTCCCAGGAGACAGGCCCTCTCTGCAGGGCATGGTCAGGAGGGGTACCACCCAGagttggctggggctggggtgatGAGCTTGGGCACTCATGATGGCTGCTCTCCAGGGAGATGAGGGTCTTTGGGAGCAGGTGGGAGCCTTCCAGCCATGTCCCTCACTCCCTGGTTGGGTGGCATGCACTGCTCCAGGCATCTCGCTCTCATGGGATGTGAGCAAATGGTGGATGGACAATGGCAAAGAGGTTTGAATTGGAAACCACATCATTTGGGGACTGAAGGGTAAGGACACATTTGAGGGCTGTCAAGGGCCGAGGAGCCAGAGAATGTGTCATGGGATGCAGGGCTCaggagcaattttttttttttaagattttatttatttattcatgagagaataaaaaagagagaggcagagacacaggcagagggagaagcaggctccatgcagggagcccgatgtgggacttgatcccaggtctctaggatcaggccctgggctgaaggcggcgctaaaccgctgagccacccaggctgcccatcggGAGCAATTCTTGATGGGACTCATCAGAAGTGGGCTCCTTGGCCCCCTAGCCAAGCTCCTCCGCTTTCACCAGGCTAAACGGTACACCTCTGCATTTGGTTGTGTGCTCACTAGATCACGTCATCTCTCCCTTCCAGACTGGAAATGCCATTAAGACAGAgctcttgggcagcccgagtggctcagtggtttagcaccaccttcagcccagggcgtgatcctggagacccaggatggagtcccacatggggctccctgcttggagcctgcttctccctcttcatgtatctctgcctctctctctctctctctctctctctgtctctcatgaataaatttaaaaaaagaaaaaagagctcttgggatgcctgggtggctcagaggttaagtgtctgcctttggctcaggtcgtgatcacggggtcctgggatcgagttctgtatctggctccctgtgagaagtctgcctctccctctgcctgtgtctctgtcgctctctgtgtctcttatgaataaataaataaaatctaaaaaaaaaaagagagatgttgTCTGCCCTATTCTCTGGCACTCTGGGCATTCCatcaatatttgctaaatgaataagtGACACATATGCTGCCTCCTTTCCCAATTCTTTGCCTTTGTTCTTGCTGTTTCCTCCCTGTAGGTGCCCTGTGGCCCCACCCCCAACTCTCTTTCCATTTGTCAAaaccctccctctccttccagaCTCATTCAAAAAGAGCCTTCCCTGATCCCCCAGCTTGGAGCCATTCTTCTCCATGCTAAATCTCTGTGGCACATGGCTTGCCTCTATCATATCacttatacatttttctttggtATAATTCTTTGGTTATAATTGTTTCTGTATCCAGCTCTGTCCCTGTATGACAGTGAGCTCCGTGAGGGCAGGTTACATCATCcgtgtattttttctttcctatttcctgGCACAATGCTTTCTGTGCATTTGGTGCTTTATAAGTGCACAGTACAAGAAGGTAGGGTATTGACTGCAGTCAGTGACTTTTTACTGGGCCAAATGCTGCTTCCTTGCAGCCCAAAGTGGGGTCCCTAAGCCCCTTACCCTGAGCTGACTGGGCTATCTCTAAgatccctcttcttccttcccattcaATCCCTGCTAACACTTTGGTTAAATCACGCTCTGTTTCAGACATTTGCATGGTCTGACCACAGCACAGTAGGTGGAGGGAGGCTGAGCTGCAAAGATTATCTGGTCATACAAGTCTCTTGGCAAGAGCCCAGGAGAGCAGAGATTGCCTGATATGGAGGGCGGCTGGGCTCCAGGGGGACATCCAGGGGCTCCTGCACTGCCTTCCAGGCCCTGAGGACCAGAAAAGCATGGGGGGAACTCAGCTTTGCATATCTGTGGTTACCATCTGTGCTGATGGAGGCCATAGCAGGATGTGTTTgtatgagtgagtgagtgtgtgtgtgtgagtgtgtgtgtgtgtgtgtgtgtgtgagagagagagagagagagagagagagagagagagagagatgaatgagtcatcagggaggggcagaggtccAGAGTTGCTCCGAGGCTAGATCTTCCCCACCTTTCCTGTTTGGGCTGCCAGAGCCTGAGTGGTAGTTCTTCCAGCAAGACTTAACCCTGGTGTTTCAAGGGTTTTCCTTCCTAGCCAGGCCCAACACTCACACTTGGCGCAGAGGTCTTAAACACTGGAACGCCTGCATGGTGCAGTCGGCTAAGCATTGggctcttggttccagctcaggtcatgatctcagagtggtgggatccagccccacattggactctgcgctcagcggggagtctgtatgacactccctctccctctgcccttcccctgctctcttgctgtctctctgaaataaataactaaataagtcttaaaaaagaaaacaaaacattggcACTTATCAAATCACCTGGGGTGCTTGGTCAGTGTGGGCATGTCTGGGCCCACCCCTGCCCTGATTTTCAGATCTGTTCCCTGCACCACACACCTGGAACTTGCTAGTTATTACTCAGAGAAACTCAGGGGAAGCTGCAGGAAACCCAACCAGAGCGctgaaaacaaatacacaaactatCTAGAGGGCTGAGACTTCTGTAGCAGCCAGGcctcctgggatcaaattccagcTTCTCcatgggtgaccttgagcaacttAACCTCttttggcctcagttttcttctctaaaatggggctaataatcaTCCTACTTCATGAGGTTATCATGAGGATTAAACGAGTTACATATGTAAAGACcttaaaacaatgcctggcatatggcAAACATGTTAgatgttattatattattatttttaatttagaatctGTACATCTAGGATCCAGAATGCACAGCAGATCTACTTAGACTCTTGCTAGTTCACAAGTGTATCACCCAGGAGCCTGACAGAGATGCAATATGGGACCTAGTCCTAGATGCACTGAATCCGAATCCGCATTTAACAAGAGCTCCGGGCAACGGTGAGCATCTTAAAGTTTGTGAAGCCCTGCCTTAGAGCATGCTGGAGGCCACAGCCTGAAATTCGGCCAGAGGCCAAGCCATTTTGAGGAAGGAGCCCAGCAAGGGTTAGGTTGCCCTGCCTGGGGGTCCCCATAGCCCGGAAAGGCCCCAGATGGTTGTTAGGGGGGCATTCCCCGCTAGGGTCTCTACACGTCAGTGTGCTGGGGCAGCCTGGTGCCCAGGGCCACTGTGGCGGCGCGGTGGCTGAGGCCACCTGCCCGGAGCCCAGGGGATGCCACGAGGTCGAGCGGTGGTTTGCTGGAGTACCACGTGCTCAGGAGGCGGTCCACCTGCTCCCGGCTGGAGACCGCCCGCAGGTGGGCCTTGCTGCCACCGTCGCCATCCAGGCCGTCGGGGCCGTTGGGCATCAGAGGGGGCTCGGGGCGCCTGCCCGCGGTGTCCCGGCGCAGCCCGCGGGCCCGCATCTCACTCTGCATGCTGGCGAAGAAGTGCAGCACGCAGCGGTGCGCGAAGTCCCGCGCGTGCTCACAGCACGTCTCGTCAAAGAGCTTCTGCTCCAGGTCCACATAGTTGCTCCAGTATCTGCGCTGCAGGAAGACTGTCTGGTCGAAGCAAGGCCTCAGGCAGCGGGCCAGGAAGGCCACGATGATCAGGAGCAGGGTGATGCTCCAGCCGatggcctggggggcaggggtgaggccgGGTGCTATACAGCGCGGCAAGGGTGTTCCAAagtctctccctttccttatcCCTCCCATCTCTCCCCAAATCTATCCATGTTCCCATTTGCTCATCCCTCCTACCAACCACCTCCACCCATCCTCACTTGCATTCAGTCTCATCCTTGCATCCATCCGTCTGTCCAACTCTTTCTCCACCCATTGGTTCAGCGGTCTATCCTGTCACCTATGTATCTATCAGCATCCCATCCAGCCATCCTCGCTTCGGACCTTGTGTCTGTACATCATACATCCTCCTACCCATCCACTCATGTTTCCATACTCTCATCCTTTCTTCCATTTATCCACCCACCCTTCATTCATCCTCCCAACCTTCTTCCTGAAGGAAACCAGAATGttaccccaaaatatgcctctttgacataaaaattatCTTGAATGGAAGACAGGAAGCAGCAACCCTAGGAACAGTTCTCTTTACCCTCCTCTTTTGTGCCTAAAGGCAGGAAATATATTCTCCTTTTACTAGGAAACAATTCTTATCTGCCCAGAGACAACACCAGAGGAATCTGCTGACAAACCTCACGTAGCTTCTGGTCATCTATTGACCTTCCACAATTTCTGCCCTTGGAGCCAGACACTGCTCTCCTTCGTCCTGTCATTGTTCTACAAAGGCACTGCTCTTTTTGAAGATGGCAGATAAGCTGCAGTTCTAAGCCACCACTTTGAgttactcttttttgttttaggtttCTCCCATGTGATATGCACTGGGCACATTAATAAACTGGGTTTTCCTCCTGTTAACTTTTTTGTTAGAGTCTCAGCGGGAAACCTAAGATGCATGGAGGCAGAGTTTTGCCTCCTTACactccacccacccatctacccacccacccatcacCCACCCATCATCCAcccactcattcatccatccatccatcatcctttttttttttatcccgtCCTTCACCTATCCTCACAGGTGCTTATGCATCCCATCTATGCAGCCACCTGTCCTATATTTTGGAAGAGGCACTGGGGACCTCACACTTTAGTGGAGGAAACAAGGAAACAGTGATAGATAGATTGGCTGAATGCTATGTTGAGAGATGTATAGGGGGTCACGGAAATACAGAAGAGGGACACCCAATCTGAACTTGAGGACTCAAGGGAACAGTGGGGTGGTTGCTGAGACCTGGAAGTTGAGTAATAGTTATATAGGATACAAACAGGGGACAGTGTTCCAGGGCAAGGGTGAGGAAAGACTTGAAGAGTTCCCTGAGTTTGGAGCCCACACCTGCCCAACGCCTCTCCCTACCTCCTCTCTGCCCACCCAAAGCTTTAGTCTCTCCAAGGCTGTGCTTAAGACCAGAGCAACTGTGTGCTCCTGGGGCAGAGAAATCACTCCTCTAAGTCACAAAGACATATGAACCCTTATCATTTGTAGATCTGGTTTACAAAGCTCTCTTATTTGGCCTCTCTCAGGATTTCCCCTTCCCCCTACCAACGTAAAATAGTCATGTGAGTGTTTTACACGTGAGGAGCATTTAATGTGCCCGATAACCTACATctgagtcaggattcaaaccttGGTGTGCCTGAAAATTCAATGCTCTTTCTGGTGAACTAGTGAGAGCCCAGAGAGTTTAAGCCTGCGGGGCTCATCCACGTGGAGGAGTCCAAACCTCCCTTGATTTTGAGAGGCTGAGACCTAGATGGGGGAGTAATGTGGCTAAGGCAGAGTCTGACCCAGAATCAGACGTGTCCTGAGCACCGGTCCTGTCTCCATCATGCACTTGTCTTGGCTCCCACAAAGGGCTGGGTTGTATTTTTATTCCCTGTAGCCCCAGCCGTGCTCTGCATGTGATGGGTTAATGTAAATACTTTTGTGGGGACCCAGCCCCAACTGGCCTCTGGGAGGAATCTGGAGtctgggctggggggtggggctggagtcTGCCCCCAGGGTGATGGAATGGATGCCAGTGTAGGGAGCTAGGGGCCTGGGGAGGACCTGCATTGCAGTGAGGTGGTTCAGAGGGCTTGGAGTGATGACACTTCAGATCCCTGCCCTGTCTCCTGTGAGCAGTGCAACTTGGGTCTGTGAACTAAACTTTcaggacctcagtttccttatctgcaaaatgggatgataataatTATACCCATCTCATCAGGTTATTCTGAGAATAAATGAAGTAATGCGTATGAAAtgcttaacacagtgcctgatacataggtgctcaataaatggtaattaGTATTATTCCTGAGAGGTGGCAAGAATGTGCctatggggtggggggcagggcagagcagTGTATCTCCAGGGCTTTTGTCATCTAGCTTCCTGGGGATGGAACTAGCTGACTTCTGGAGGGTACGGGCACCTGGTCTCTGCCCTGGGGTGAGTTAATGTTGATAGCAAAGTGTGTGCTTCTTAAGGCCCAATGGAGTCCTGTTTAGGGATTATGCTCCTGATCCTCCCAGGGGTCATCCGCTCCTTGGTTGTGTTTCCAGCAGCAGAGAGGGGCCCTAGGGAACCACTCATACCTCCTCGTCCCAGGCCCTTCAGAAAACAAAGCAGGAGATTTTCTGGGGCTGGGAGAGAACCACCCAAATTACCTGGGACAGGCACCGTAGGTAGCGGGACACTGCCTTTCTGGCGGGGCTGTCCCTGACCAGCTCGTCCTCCTTGCAGGGTACCTTGGCCAGGAAGAGCTGCACCTGGCTGGGGGTCATGTTGGCAAAGTCCAGAAACTTCTCAGGGTCCACAGAACTGCTAAAGGCACACACGAAGCACTTGCCATCAAGGAGGGCCAGTAGGATCCAGATAAGGGGGGCAGCCAGTGCTCTCTGCAGCACAGAGGAACACATATACCTAGGGGTAGAGGAAGGCAGGGTCACGAAGGTGGCCGGAATTCAGCTGCAGCAGGAAGGCTGTAGGAGAAAGGCAAGGATGGACTTCCCAGGAGGGCTAGGAGATACCTGATGAGCTTACATCAGAGGTCTGGGCAGCAGAGGGCGGagaggctggagggctgggggcccCAGGAGATCAGGAGAGTCCTGCCTGCAGTCCCAGGATGGGAGCACTGGGGAATTGGTAGGCCCCCTATTCTAGGCCCTGCCCATGCCAGAGGCACTTCTATCTTTGGTGAGGGCCTCTGACCTCAACCACCTGCATGGCTCTGCCTGAGGGCTTTGGAGGAGTCTCTGCTCCCAGAGGGGGTCACTAGAAGCCTGGAGAGTTAACAACCCTAGTCAACCTTCAATTCACAGGGACGGGGCCTGGTGGATAAAGACCACATCTTCCTAAACTCTGGGTGAGAATTGTGTTCTATCTGTGTTCTCAGAGGGTCCCCAGAAGGACTGACCCCAGGCGCCCACTCACGATCACGTTCTCCCCAGAGCTGCTTTTGGGGAGAGCCTAAATGAGGACAGCCCTGCCCAATAATCCTTCTAGAGGCAGTGCCTCAGACACCTCCCTCCAGGTCTGGAGGTGCTATACTCCCTGAGCCACAGGGGAAAAGGCAAAGGGCATGGCCAGTGTGTGTGACCCTTGTCACATGGCTGAATCACAGGGAGCACAGGACCCCCAGTGCAACATGAAGCAGAGGCTGCTGAGCAGGGTACGCAGGTGTTGTTTCTGACTTGGACTGTGTACAAACCATAAAATGGTGTATGCTGGGGGTGTGTATAAGGGCGCAGGGCCCACCCAGCAATGAATTATAAATGCATCATGGATAGGGGTGGATCTGGTGTTTTCTAGGGGCAAGGAGGTTAGAAGGTGGAACTGGGGACTTGTTATGACTGTACATTACATACCCTTGAGAACACTGCATTTGTGCATACCAAGACTAGGGGAAAAATAGAGATCAGTAGGCTGAAATCCCCAAGCCCCTCCTGCCACTGCCCGCAGATCTAGAGCACTTAGACCTTTTGTCCAAAACACTCAGGGCAGTGGTGTCAGCTTGGACTGGGAGTCCACCTGTGTTTGAATCTGAGCCATGCTTCTTCCTTGCTGTGGAAGCTCTGAGTTACTCACCCTCTCTGCTTCAGGCGCCTCATCCTGGAAAACGGGTCTAATCCTGGAGCCCTCTCAGGGCCAAGGTAGGAATTCAGAGGCTGTGTACACATGGCACTTGGCACAGAGCATGGGACCAAGGTGGTGCTCAATATTGGCCAGGGAGCATTATGAATTACTAAAGTCCATCAACTGATTTTGATATAGTGCCCCAGCAGGTACAAGGCTCTGAGGACACAGCGGTTCAGCAGGTGACATTCCTTGGCCCCGGGGAGCTCACAGGTAGAGGGAACACAGCCTTGGAGCCAATCACGCCTCCTACGATGTGGGCAACCTGGCTGTGCGTGTCACGGGATGGCCCTTCATGTACATACTGAGTGATAACTCATGGCCAGTGAACAGATGTGACCTGCACAAAACCTGGGAATCCTATAACATCCATGGGTCTCCAGCACCGGCCATGGAAGGGTGACAAACGACAGGAACAGAAATACCTGTTTCCAGAGTGGAAACTGGCTGAAGAGCCCCTGTGGGCTCCTCCT encodes:
- the CALHM3 gene encoding calcium homeostasis modulator protein 3: MEKFRMLFQHFQSSSESVMNGICLLLAAVTVKLYSSFDFNCPCLARYNTLYGLGLLLTPPLALFLCGLLANRQSVVMVEEWRRPVGQRTKDPGIIRYMCSSVLQRALAAPLIWILLALLDGKCFVCAFSSSVDPEKFLDFANMTPSQVQLFLAKVPCKEDELVRDSPARKAVSRYLRCLSQAIGWSITLLLIIVAFLARCLRPCFDQTVFLQRRYWSNYVDLEQKLFDETCCEHARDFAHRCVLHFFASMQSEMRARGLRRDTAGRRPEPPLMPNGPDGLDGDGGSKAHLRAVSSREQVDRLLSTWYSSKPPLDLVASPGLRAGGLSHRAATVALGTRLPQHTDV